From a single Nitrogeniibacter mangrovi genomic region:
- a CDS encoding nitrogen fixation protein NifZ, with translation MRSVQYDVGDLVFAASDILNDGGLPGVDEAGLIAAAGTRGVVVQFGHAELDPSREIYLVRFETGPDDTLGHPVGVLPEELTQAVPGGH, from the coding sequence ATGCGCAGCGTTCAATACGACGTCGGTGACCTGGTGTTCGCCGCCAGCGACATTCTCAACGATGGCGGCCTGCCCGGGGTGGACGAGGCGGGGCTCATTGCCGCGGCCGGCACCCGGGGCGTGGTGGTGCAGTTCGGTCATGCCGAGCTGGACCCGAGCCGGGAGATCTACCTGGTGCGCTTCGAGACCGGCCCCGACGACACCCTGGGCCACCCGGTGGGCGTGCTGCCCGAAGAGCTCACCCAAGCGGTCCCGGGCGGGCACTGA
- a CDS encoding flavodoxin, giving the protein MTRLGIFFGTETGRTRRLAKQIAQRLADDHGVPVDTPANIGRTSVDDFLACDAFILGTPTLGEGELPGLDTGLAQPSWAEFLPGLPAGALTGKTVAIFGLGDQEKYPEHFVDAIGLLYDALTALGARAVGRWPTAGYTFTGSVAVDGDDFLGLAIDPHAQAGQTDARVDAWLARVVPELVNVKEGV; this is encoded by the coding sequence ATGACCAGGCTCGGCATCTTCTTCGGCACCGAGACCGGGCGCACCCGGCGGCTCGCCAAGCAGATCGCGCAGCGACTGGCCGACGATCACGGCGTGCCGGTCGACACGCCCGCCAACATCGGCCGCACCTCGGTGGACGACTTCCTTGCCTGCGACGCCTTCATCCTCGGCACGCCGACCCTCGGCGAAGGGGAACTGCCGGGGCTGGACACCGGGCTGGCGCAACCGAGCTGGGCGGAGTTTCTGCCCGGGCTGCCGGCCGGCGCGCTGACGGGCAAGACGGTGGCCATTTTCGGCCTGGGCGATCAGGAGAAGTATCCGGAGCACTTCGTGGACGCCATCGGCCTGCTGTACGACGCACTCACCGCCCTGGGTGCCCGCGCGGTGGGCCGCTGGCCGACGGCCGGCTACACCTTCACCGGATCGGTCGCGGTGGACGGCGACGACTTCCTCGGCCTGGCCATCGACCCGCATGCCCAGGCCGGCCAGACCGACGCGCGCGTCGACGCGTGGCTGGCCCGGGTGGTCCCCGAACTGGTCAACGTGAAGGAGGGGGTATGA
- a CDS encoding TOBE domain-containing protein: MKISARNQFDGHVQALTRGPVNTEVVVDTREGDRLVAVVTTASVDALGLGDGTPVLAIVKAPWVVLARDDAALPDGPGLATGFSARNRLYGVVEQIEAGRVNTEVVLALPGGTQVCAVVSREAALALGLTPGMPACALIKASHVLLARLEG; this comes from the coding sequence ATGAAGATCAGCGCGCGCAACCAGTTCGATGGCCATGTCCAGGCGCTCACCCGCGGCCCGGTCAATACCGAGGTGGTGGTCGACACCCGGGAGGGCGATCGCCTCGTCGCGGTGGTGACCACCGCCAGCGTCGATGCGCTCGGGCTGGGCGATGGCACGCCGGTGCTGGCCATCGTCAAGGCGCCCTGGGTGGTGCTGGCGCGCGACGACGCAGCGCTGCCCGACGGCCCCGGCCTGGCCACCGGCTTTTCCGCCCGCAACCGGCTCTACGGCGTCGTCGAGCAGATCGAGGCCGGGCGGGTGAACACCGAGGTGGTGCTCGCGCTGCCGGGCGGCACGCAGGTGTGCGCGGTGGTCTCGCGCGAGGCGGCGCTCGCGCTGGGCCTGACGCCCGGGATGCCGGCCTGCGCGCTGATCAAGGCCAGCCATGTGCTGCTCGCCCGCCTCGAGGGCTGA
- a CDS encoding TOBE domain-containing protein codes for MDQHRHALRGRLELDTGVGQFLGDTRIRLLEAIEAHGSISQAAKAVPMSYKAAWDAIDAMNNLAEAPLVVRATGGRNGGGTRLTDHGRRTVALYRALDDEYQAALARLTERLGEAEAQDVDQFRLLLRRLSMKTSARNQFAGTVVGLVEGEVDFEVQIRLDAHTEVVAVITGESAEALGLHIGGDITALVKSSSVLLLTDRRLRTSARNHLWGEVTRIHAGPVNAEVTLALPGGRSVCAVITHDSVAKLGLQVGQPACAVFKASAVILCQNH; via the coding sequence ATGGATCAACACCGACATGCCCTGCGCGGCCGCCTGGAACTGGATACCGGCGTCGGCCAGTTTCTCGGCGACACCCGCATCCGCCTGCTCGAGGCCATCGAGGCCCATGGCTCGATCTCGCAGGCCGCCAAGGCGGTGCCCATGTCCTACAAGGCGGCGTGGGATGCGATCGACGCCATGAACAATCTCGCCGAGGCGCCCCTGGTGGTGCGCGCCACCGGCGGGCGCAACGGCGGCGGTACCCGACTGACCGATCACGGCCGCCGCACCGTGGCGCTCTACCGCGCCCTCGACGACGAGTACCAGGCGGCGCTCGCCCGCCTGACCGAACGGCTCGGCGAGGCCGAGGCCCAGGACGTGGACCAGTTCCGCCTGCTGCTGCGTCGCCTGAGCATGAAGACCAGCGCGCGCAACCAGTTCGCCGGCACCGTGGTCGGGCTGGTGGAAGGCGAGGTGGACTTCGAGGTGCAGATCCGCCTCGACGCGCACACCGAGGTGGTTGCGGTGATCACCGGCGAGTCGGCCGAAGCGCTGGGCCTGCACATCGGCGGCGACATCACCGCACTGGTCAAGTCGTCCTCGGTGCTGCTGCTCACCGACCGGCGCCTGCGCACCAGTGCCCGCAATCATCTCTGGGGTGAGGTGACGCGCATCCACGCCGGGCCGGTCAACGCCGAAGTGACCCTCGCCCTGCCCGGCGGGCGCAGCGTGTGCGCGGTGATCACCCACGACAGCGTCGCCAAACTCGGCCTCCAGGTCGGCCAGCCGGCCTGCGCGGTGTTCAAGGCCTCGGCCGTCATCCTCTGCCAGAACCACTGA
- the modA gene encoding molybdate ABC transporter substrate-binding protein — translation MRPRLTLLLSATLLAALPAHADTVAVAVAANFTAPMQQIARAFEADTGHTAQLSFGSTGKLYAQIANGGPFDVFLAADRARPEKLEADGIGVPGTRFTYAVGRLVLWSPEPGMVDAQGRVLATGRFRHLAIANPKTAPYGAAALEVMDKLGVRKPLEARIVRGENIAQAWQFVATGNAELGFVAASQLFRDGQPLGGSRWDVPTGLYTPIRQDAIMLRRGADNAAATALIAYLKSDAAAKIIQAYGYGLH, via the coding sequence ATGCGCCCCCGTCTCACCCTGTTGCTTTCCGCCACCCTCCTCGCCGCGCTGCCGGCCCATGCCGACACGGTCGCCGTGGCCGTGGCCGCCAACTTCACCGCGCCGATGCAGCAGATCGCCCGGGCGTTCGAGGCCGACACCGGCCACACGGCGCAGCTGTCCTTCGGCTCCACCGGCAAGCTGTATGCGCAGATCGCCAACGGCGGCCCCTTCGACGTGTTCCTCGCCGCCGATCGCGCCCGCCCGGAAAAACTCGAGGCGGACGGCATCGGCGTGCCAGGCACCCGCTTCACCTACGCGGTGGGCCGACTGGTGCTGTGGTCGCCCGAGCCGGGCATGGTGGACGCCCAGGGCCGGGTGCTCGCCACCGGCCGCTTCCGCCACCTGGCCATCGCCAACCCCAAGACCGCGCCTTACGGCGCCGCGGCCCTGGAAGTCATGGACAAGCTCGGCGTGCGCAAGCCACTGGAAGCGCGCATCGTGCGCGGCGAGAACATCGCCCAGGCCTGGCAGTTCGTGGCCACCGGCAACGCCGAACTGGGCTTCGTGGCCGCCTCGCAGCTGTTCCGGGACGGCCAGCCCCTGGGCGGTTCGCGCTGGGACGTGCCCACCGGGCTGTACACGCCCATCCGCCAGGACGCCATCATGCTCCGGCGCGGTGCCGACAACGCCGCCGCCACGGCGCTGATCGCCTACCTGAAGAGCGACGCGGCGGCGAAGATCATCCAGGCCTACGGCTATGGCCTGCACTGA
- the modD gene encoding ModD protein, whose translation MNPYTLPDTELERLLHEDTPQGDATTFALGIGARPARMVFRARDPMTVCGSEEAAAMGRLRGLRVDLHAPSGTRAAPREPLVSFTGPAAGIHAVWKSAQTLMEYLSGIATGAAELVAAARAGHPDCAVVCTRKSFPGTKAASVKAVLAGGAGAHRLSLSETLLVFEEHRRLVDAAPADCVARLRRRWPERPVVVEVADHAEALRWIAAGADVIQLEKWSVAAVAGLRAALREHPHPPRLAAAGGIHAGNAADYARAGADLLVTSAPYFAPPRDVAVSITRDSGADP comes from the coding sequence ATGAACCCCTACACCCTGCCCGACACCGAACTGGAACGCCTGCTCCACGAGGACACCCCCCAGGGCGACGCGACCACCTTCGCCCTGGGCATCGGCGCGCGGCCGGCGCGCATGGTGTTCCGCGCCCGCGACCCCATGACGGTGTGCGGCAGCGAAGAGGCCGCCGCCATGGGGCGGCTGCGCGGTCTGCGCGTGGACCTGCACGCGCCGAGCGGCACCCGCGCCGCGCCGCGCGAGCCGCTGGTGAGCTTCACCGGGCCGGCGGCCGGCATCCATGCGGTGTGGAAGAGCGCGCAGACGCTCATGGAATACCTCTCCGGCATCGCCACCGGTGCCGCCGAGCTGGTGGCCGCCGCCCGCGCGGGGCACCCGGACTGCGCGGTGGTGTGCACCCGCAAGAGCTTTCCCGGCACCAAGGCGGCAAGCGTCAAGGCGGTGCTGGCCGGCGGCGCGGGCGCCCACCGGCTGAGCCTGTCGGAGACGCTGCTGGTGTTCGAGGAACATCGCCGGCTCGTGGACGCGGCGCCGGCCGACTGCGTGGCGCGCCTGCGCCGGCGCTGGCCCGAGCGACCCGTGGTGGTGGAGGTGGCCGACCATGCCGAGGCGCTGCGGTGGATCGCCGCCGGCGCCGACGTGATCCAGCTGGAGAAGTGGTCGGTCGCCGCCGTGGCCGGCCTGCGCGCCGCGCTGCGCGAGCACCCGCACCCGCCGCGGCTCGCTGCCGCCGGCGGCATCCACGCCGGCAACGCCGCCGACTATGCCCGCGCCGGCGCCGACCTCCTGGTCACCAGCGCCCCCTATTTCGCCCCGCCGCGCGACGTGGCGGTCTCCATCACCCGCGACAGCGGAGCCGACCCATGA
- a CDS encoding NifB/NifX family molybdenum-iron cluster-binding protein: MKIAIATQRFEAVRGHIGKATDWLLYDLSDHHSSRLLPAPTRVTLARDQIFHVFEDDRPHPLDGVDLIVGASAGDSFIRHMRRRGAQVLLTAEADPTLALTRILAGEALPGPGFDITTTLCKVRDLFSRH, from the coding sequence ATGAAAATCGCCATCGCCACCCAGCGCTTCGAGGCCGTGCGCGGCCACATCGGCAAGGCCACCGACTGGCTGCTGTACGACCTGAGCGACCACCACAGCAGCCGGCTGCTGCCCGCGCCCACCCGCGTCACCCTGGCACGCGACCAGATCTTCCACGTGTTCGAGGACGACCGCCCCCATCCGCTCGACGGCGTCGACCTCATCGTCGGCGCCAGCGCCGGGGATAGCTTCATCCGCCACATGCGGCGGCGCGGCGCCCAGGTGCTGCTCACCGCCGAGGCCGACCCGACCCTGGCGCTCACCCGCATCCTCGCCGGCGAGGCACTGCCCGGCCCGGGCTTCGACATCACCACCACGCTGTGTAAAGTACGGGACCTGTTCTCCAGACACTGA
- the modB gene encoding molybdate ABC transporter permease subunit — protein MHADDLAAIWLTLKLATVVTVLLLIVGTPIAWWLARTRSIFKGAIGAVVALPLVLPPTVLGFYLLITLGPHGPVGRLTESLGLGVLPFTFPGLVVASVIYSLPFVVQPIQNAFEAIGERPLEAAATLRAGPWDAFWSVAVPLARPGFITGAILGFAHTVGEFGVVLMIGGNIPEKTRVVSVQIYDHVEALEYAQAHWLAGAMVVFSFLVLMALYTLNRGRPR, from the coding sequence GTGCACGCCGACGATCTCGCCGCCATCTGGCTGACCCTGAAACTGGCCACCGTGGTCACGGTGCTGCTGCTCATCGTCGGCACCCCCATCGCCTGGTGGCTGGCACGCACCCGGTCGATCTTCAAGGGCGCCATCGGCGCCGTGGTGGCGCTGCCGCTGGTGCTGCCGCCCACGGTGCTGGGCTTCTACCTGCTCATCACCCTCGGGCCCCACGGCCCCGTCGGCCGACTCACCGAGTCGCTCGGCCTCGGGGTGCTGCCGTTCACCTTTCCCGGGCTGGTGGTCGCCTCGGTCATCTACTCGCTGCCCTTCGTGGTGCAGCCGATCCAGAACGCCTTCGAGGCCATCGGCGAGCGCCCGCTGGAGGCGGCGGCCACCCTGCGCGCCGGCCCGTGGGATGCGTTCTGGTCGGTGGCCGTGCCGCTCGCCCGCCCCGGCTTCATCACCGGCGCCATCCTCGGCTTCGCCCACACCGTGGGCGAATTCGGCGTGGTGCTGATGATCGGCGGCAACATTCCGGAGAAGACCCGGGTGGTGTCGGTGCAGATCTACGATCATGTGGAAGCGCTGGAGTACGCCCAGGCCCACTGGCTGGCCGGCGCCATGGTGGTGTTCAGCTTCCTGGTGCTGATGGCGCTGTACACCCTCAACCGGGGCCGGCCACGATGA
- the modC gene encoding molybdenum ABC transporter ATP-binding protein, with product MSAGIQARFRIDRGAFCLDVDLALPDRGVSVLFGHSGSGKTTILRAMAGLERAPGGHFAIGETVWQDADRFTPVHEREIGVVFQEATLFPHLNVRRNLEFGLRRVPAGTRCHRLKDVAEMLGIAHLLDRPPGQLSGGERQRAAIARALLNTPRILLMDEPLAALDLKRKREILPYLERMHRELSIPVIYVSHSPEEVARLADHLVLLDEGRAIASGTLNTVLSRIDLPAAFAGDAGVVLDTVIDGQEEDHITRLRFPGGVIRVAQRAEPVGTPLRCRVHARNVSLALVPQPQTSILNCVSALVVDLAPTDTPGQMLVRLDCAGEPLLARITERSVRKLEIRPGLAVRAQIKSVALLD from the coding sequence ATGAGCGCCGGCATCCAGGCGCGATTCCGCATCGATCGTGGCGCGTTCTGCCTCGACGTCGATCTGGCGCTGCCCGATCGCGGCGTGAGCGTGCTGTTCGGCCACTCCGGCTCGGGCAAGACCACCATTCTGCGCGCCATGGCCGGGCTGGAGCGGGCACCCGGCGGCCACTTCGCCATCGGCGAGACGGTGTGGCAGGACGCCGACCGGTTCACCCCCGTGCATGAACGCGAGATCGGCGTGGTGTTCCAGGAGGCGACGCTGTTCCCCCACCTGAACGTGCGCCGCAATCTCGAGTTCGGCCTGCGCCGCGTACCGGCGGGCACCCGCTGCCACCGGCTCAAGGACGTGGCCGAGATGCTCGGCATCGCGCACCTGCTCGATCGCCCCCCGGGGCAGCTGTCCGGCGGCGAACGCCAGCGCGCGGCCATCGCCCGGGCGCTGCTCAACACGCCGCGCATCCTGCTCATGGACGAACCGCTGGCGGCGCTCGATCTCAAGCGCAAGCGCGAGATCCTGCCCTATCTGGAACGCATGCACCGGGAGCTGTCGATTCCGGTCATCTACGTGAGCCACTCCCCCGAGGAGGTGGCCCGTCTGGCCGATCACCTGGTGCTGCTCGACGAAGGCCGCGCGATCGCCAGCGGCACGCTCAACACGGTGCTCTCGCGCATCGACCTGCCGGCGGCCTTCGCCGGCGACGCGGGGGTGGTGCTCGACACCGTCATCGACGGCCAGGAGGAAGACCACATCACCCGCCTGCGCTTCCCCGGCGGCGTCATCCGCGTGGCCCAGCGCGCCGAGCCGGTCGGCACCCCCTTGCGTTGCCGGGTGCATGCCCGCAACGTGAGCCTGGCGCTGGTCCCCCAGCCGCAGACCTCGATCCTCAACTGCGTGAGCGCGCTGGTGGTGGACCTCGCCCCCACCGACACGCCGGGGCAGATGCTGGTGCGCCTCGACTGCGCCGGCGAGCCTCTGCTGGCGCGCATCACCGAACGCTCGGTGCGCAAGCTCGAGATCCGCCCCGGCCTGGCCGTGCGCGCGCAGATCAAGTCGGTGGCGCTGCTCGACTGA
- a CDS encoding glutathione S-transferase family protein — MSLLKLYDKPECPFCWKVRLALHECGMAAERIDSRSPVHRPLWQALTPRKTVPVLLAGDHVIHESNVILEYLADISGRLLPANPADRIQPRQLNVYVDGVIGPALREVIFEKRDKPEAEWDPARIQAGTLAFEKALRYLSEQLGDRDFFADRYSFPECALTARFGLAEAYGVAIPDRFVNLQDWFARMKARPSYRATAP; from the coding sequence ATGTCTTTGCTGAAGCTCTACGACAAACCCGAATGCCCCTTCTGCTGGAAGGTCCGCCTCGCGCTGCACGAATGCGGCATGGCGGCCGAGCGGATCGACTCGCGCTCGCCCGTGCATCGCCCACTCTGGCAGGCGCTGACCCCCCGCAAGACGGTCCCGGTGCTGCTGGCCGGCGACCATGTCATCCACGAATCCAACGTGATCCTGGAATACCTCGCCGACATCAGCGGCCGGCTGCTGCCCGCGAACCCTGCCGACCGGATCCAGCCGCGCCAGCTCAATGTCTACGTCGACGGCGTGATCGGCCCGGCCCTGCGCGAGGTGATCTTCGAGAAGCGCGACAAGCCGGAAGCCGAGTGGGACCCGGCGCGGATCCAGGCCGGGACCCTGGCGTTCGAAAAGGCGCTGCGCTATCTGTCGGAGCAACTCGGTGATCGGGACTTCTTCGCGGATCGCTATTCCTTCCCCGAATGCGCCCTGACCGCCCGCTTCGGACTGGCCGAGGCCTACGGCGTCGCCATCCCGGACCGGTTCGTCAATCTGCAGGACTGGTTCGCGCGCATGAAGGCGCGGCCCAGCTACCGCGCCACCGCGCCGTAG
- a CDS encoding 2-hydroxychromene-2-carboxylate isomerase: MPDPVEVKLFFNFRSPYCYLASKKLWPIVDDYDVRLLWRPVGGWHLRSSPDRAKSKMPLARQDVARFARRMGIPVNPPPVTTDPTRAGAGSLLAEREGLLRPYIVEVMRAEWAHGRDIGDTEVLLEVGERIGLAREALAAAIRDDALLAQLERNAAEAAELSVIGVPTFVIDEEIFWGQDRIDFVLDALRERRAARL, translated from the coding sequence ATGCCCGATCCCGTTGAAGTGAAGCTGTTCTTCAACTTCCGCAGCCCCTACTGTTACCTCGCCAGCAAGAAGCTCTGGCCCATCGTCGACGACTACGACGTGCGCCTGCTGTGGCGGCCCGTGGGGGGATGGCACCTGCGCTCTTCCCCGGACCGGGCCAAGAGCAAGATGCCGCTGGCGCGCCAGGATGTGGCCCGCTTCGCCCGCCGCATGGGGATTCCGGTCAACCCGCCGCCGGTCACCACCGATCCGACGCGGGCCGGCGCCGGCTCCCTGCTGGCCGAGCGCGAGGGGCTGCTGCGCCCCTACATCGTCGAGGTGATGCGCGCCGAGTGGGCGCATGGCCGGGACATCGGCGATACCGAGGTGCTGCTCGAGGTGGGCGAGCGCATCGGCCTGGCGCGCGAGGCGCTGGCCGCCGCGATCCGCGACGATGCCCTGCTGGCGCAGCTCGAACGCAACGCCGCCGAAGCCGCCGAGCTGAGCGTGATAGGCGTGCCCACCTTCGTGATCGACGAGGAGATCTTCTGGGGGCAGGACCGCATCGATTTCGTCCTCGACGCACTGCGCGAGCGGCGCGCCGCGCGTCTCTGA
- a CDS encoding LysR family transcriptional regulator, whose amino-acid sequence MDKWTEMQVFVESVRQGSFSAAGRHLDLSPSAISKLLSRLESRLGVRLINRTTRALHLTEAGERYYPRCLEILADIEDAENALTGFVQAPAGTLRINSTPGFAKHQLLPLMPAFQARYPRVTLEFQLTGQAVDLVAEGVDLAIRLGELQDTSLVGRKLGQSRRVVCASPGYLATHGRPLTPSDLLQHECLRLSTSEVFNRWQFTSAAGTETVEAQGTFVTDNVDALHEYALLGGGIARLSMFMVARDIEAGRLVPLLTDYGIEKQLIHAVYPHRKHLPAKVRALLDYLTGQFSAQPRWG is encoded by the coding sequence GTGGACAAGTGGACCGAGATGCAGGTGTTCGTGGAGTCCGTCCGCCAGGGCAGCTTTTCCGCCGCCGGACGTCACCTGGATCTGTCACCCTCGGCGATCAGCAAGCTGCTGTCGCGGCTCGAATCCAGACTGGGCGTGCGCCTGATCAACCGCACCACGCGCGCGCTGCACCTGACCGAGGCCGGCGAGCGCTACTACCCGCGCTGCCTCGAGATCCTGGCCGACATCGAGGACGCCGAGAACGCCCTGACCGGCTTCGTGCAGGCGCCGGCCGGCACCCTGCGGATCAACAGCACCCCCGGGTTCGCCAAGCACCAGCTGCTGCCGCTGATGCCGGCGTTCCAGGCCCGCTATCCGCGCGTGACCCTGGAGTTCCAGCTCACCGGGCAGGCGGTGGACCTGGTGGCCGAAGGCGTGGACCTGGCGATCCGGCTGGGGGAGCTCCAGGACACCAGCCTGGTCGGCCGCAAGCTGGGGCAGAGCCGGCGCGTGGTCTGCGCCAGCCCGGGCTACCTGGCGACCCACGGGCGACCGCTGACACCGTCCGACCTGTTGCAGCACGAGTGCCTGCGCCTGTCCACCAGCGAGGTCTTCAACCGGTGGCAGTTCACCAGCGCCGCGGGGACCGAAACCGTCGAGGCCCAAGGCACCTTCGTGACCGACAACGTGGACGCATTGCATGAATACGCCCTGCTCGGCGGCGGCATCGCGCGGCTGTCGATGTTCATGGTGGCGCGGGACATCGAGGCCGGCCGTCTGGTGCCGCTGCTGACCGACTACGGCATCGAGAAGCAGCTGATCCACGCGGTGTATCCCCACCGCAAGCACCTGCCGGCCAAGGTCCGGGCGCTGCTGGACTACCTGACCGGGCAGTTCTCGGCGCAGCCGCGCTGGGGCTAG
- a CDS encoding response regulator gives MLHIAIVDDHEIVRTGIREMLADELDIRVAFEADSGEAALDQLRDTPCDVLLLDLALSGCSGGEVLRVVRQRFDTVRVLVLSTFPEERYAPAMIRHGADGYLCKECDRDELIGAIRTIAQGRRYISPRTAELLAGELAGDAPRLRHSQLSERELEVFLRLARGESVSDIGEALNLSIKTVSTYRTRVLDKLAVSSNAELATYAIHHGLIIG, from the coding sequence ATGCTGCACATCGCCATCGTCGACGATCATGAGATCGTGCGGACGGGGATTCGCGAGATGCTCGCGGACGAACTGGACATCCGGGTGGCGTTCGAGGCCGACTCGGGCGAGGCGGCGCTCGACCAGCTGCGCGACACCCCCTGCGACGTGTTGCTGCTCGATCTCGCCCTGTCCGGCTGCAGTGGCGGCGAGGTGTTGCGCGTGGTGCGCCAGCGCTTCGACACGGTGCGCGTGCTGGTGTTGAGCACCTTTCCGGAAGAACGCTATGCCCCGGCGATGATTCGCCATGGTGCCGACGGCTATCTGTGCAAGGAGTGCGACCGCGACGAGCTGATCGGGGCGATCCGGACCATTGCCCAGGGGCGCCGTTATATCTCGCCGCGCACCGCGGAACTGCTCGCCGGCGAGTTGGCCGGCGATGCGCCGCGGCTGCGCCACAGCCAGCTCTCGGAGCGCGAGCTGGAGGTGTTTCTGCGCCTGGCGCGCGGCGAATCGGTCTCGGACATCGGCGAGGCGCTGAACCTGAGCATCAAGACCGTCAGCACCTACCGCACCCGCGTGCTCGACAAGCTGGCGGTATCGAGCAACGCGGAACTGGCCACCTACGCCATCCACCATGGCCTGATCATCGGTTGA